The sequence TTATCCTTGACGGCGTTGAATTAGTCACAAATATCACATTTATAGATACTATAGTCGGAAAACATACTAGAATTGTTTCAAGATCCAAATCACCTCACCAACCGGCGCAGGTGATTATAGGAGAAAACTCAACAATCATATTATGAAAATAATTTTTTTATAGGGGAGATATACTCATGCGCGTCTGCATGTTCACAAGGACAGTGGCTCAGCAAGGCAAAGGAGGAGTAGAAGACCACATAAATATGCTTTGCCAAGGCCTTTCAAAAGAAGGGATAGAGGTTGAAGTTATTACTACAAGCCATCCCAACAGCTTAGTATACGAAGAGATAAATGGCGTAAAATATCATTATGTGCCGGGTAGCCAACCAAAGCGGTATTCTCGGCAATGGTGGAAAAACTCCGCGAAGAAGTTTCTTGAACTCCACCTAAAAGAGCCATTTGACATTGTTCATTCTCAATCTGCAGGCGGTCTTGGCTTTGTTCTTGATAGTCAGTGCAGCTCACTTAAACTTCCTTTTGTCACTTCTCTTCATGGAACCACATATGATGAAATTCAGACGCAGTTAAATAAACTTAAGAATCTATTAGAAGTTCGCACCATCTCTGATTTTTTTGATACATTAAAAATTTTTCCAAAACTTCTGTTTCAGCTTTATAATTACTTTTTTCTAGATCCAAAATACCTCTCTAAATCAGACATAATAATCGCGACAAGCAATGAACAGAAAAAAATCCTTATAGAGACATTTGCGTTAGATACAAAAAAGATAAGGCTGGTTTACAATGCAGTAGATGAAAATCTTTTCTCTCCGTTGCCACGCCACTTAGCAGTACAAAAGACAGATTTACTTGGCTCACCTGTCCTTCTTTGCGTTGCTCGACTCGAGCGTGAAAAAGGAGTCCAAAACGCAATAATGGGATTGCATTCAATAATAAAAGAATACCCTACTGCATTACTCGTAGTAGTCGGAGACGGAAGTTATCGTCCACGTTTAGAGTCTCTTGCAAGAGACTTAAACATCAATCATAATGTTAAATTCACCGGATTTGTTCCATATGAATCCCTTCCCTATTATTTTTCATCCTGCGATATTTTTCTCAATCCAACCATACGCCAGAATGGTTATGATCTAACTGTTCTTGAAGCAATGTCCTGTGAACGACCAGTCATTGCATCGAATATAGGAAGCATGCCTACAGCTATATCAAATGGAATTGACGGCATCCTCATAAAACCAGGCTCGGCATCTGACCTTGCTCTTGCGGTGCTAGACTTGCTAAAAAATAAAGAGAAGGCAGACAAAATAGGAAAAAATGCGCGCCAAAAAGTTCTTTCGCTCTTTTCATTAAAAAGCATGGTCTCAAGTACGGTTGCTATATATAAAGATGCTTTAGCGCAAGTGAGATAATAATATGGTCAACGGCCCTACCCTTTCCATCCCACCTTACTCAAATTATGGTTATAAGCACCCAGATGAAGCTGAAAGCACAACAAACAGGTTTGAATACCCTATAATTGTTAGTATGGTTAAGGAGGGCTCAACAGTTTTAGATATCGGATGTGGAGATGGCTCTCTTGGAAAGCTTTTGATTACTAAGGGATGCAAGGTCTTTGGTCTTGAGATAGATCCTAATGGCGTGGCTCAATCACAAAGAAAAGGGGTGGATGCAAAAATTTGCGATATTGAAAGCGGCTTACCCTATCCCGACAACTCGTTTGACTATGCAATAATAAACGTAACTCTTCAGATGCTTTATCGTCCACTATACGTTCTAGAAGAAGCAGTCAGAGTTTCTCAGAAGCAAGTTGTCAGCTTTCCAAATTTTGCTCACCTTCCCGCAAGAATTGAGATGCTTATCTACGGAAGGATGCCAAAAACAGCGCTCTTTGGTTATGAATGGTATAACACTAGACATATCCATCACATAACTTACAATGATTTCGTCTCCACCATCAAGAAACTAGGTTTAAAAATTTTAAAAGTAAAAACACTTGATCTTCGTGGCAGAAAGGAAGATTGGCTTTCGCGCTTCTTCCCCTCACTTTTCTGCGGAACAGCCATATTCCTTTTGGAGAAATGAATATGTACAGCTTCGCTGACTTTTACAGGGGAAAGCGCATCCTTATAACAGGAGGACTTGGCTTCATAGGAAGCAACCTGTCTATCCGTCTCTGCCAGTTTGGTTCAAAGGTACATATACTAAACAAAAAACCGACAAATCCTTCTCAGGCCGCATTCAACATAGAACCCGTGAAAAACCAGGTGATAGTGACCTATTCCGATACAAATGATTTCCAGACGCTTGATGAATGCGTTCAGGAGAAGGATATAATCTTTCATCTTGCCGGAAGAGGGAGCCACGTTGATAGTATACTTGACCCAATCGGAGACGCAAGTGCAAACGCGCTGTCTGCACTTTATCTTCTCAAATCAATAATCAAAAAAGAAAAAAAACCAAAGATAATATACTCCGGTACAAGAGGGCAGTACGGTAACGCCAAAACCTTACCTGTTAACGAGGACCATCCAAAACAACCTGTCGACATTAACGGAATAAACAAGCAGGCAGCCGAAGATTATCTCCTTCTTTATTCTAGAATTGGTGCCATACGCGCGTGTTCACTTAGAATGGGCAACATATATGGGCCGCGAATGCAGATGCAAAATCCAAACCAAGGATTTATATCCTGGTTTATACGTCTTGCGATAGACAACAAATGTTTAAATGTTTTTGGTTCCGGGTCTCAGAGGAGAGACTTTACATACATAGATGACTTAATTGATGCTCTACTACTTTGTGGAATGAGTGATAGCACCGACTCTGAAGCTTATAACGTCGGTGGCGACGTTTATAGTGTTCTAGAAGTAGCAAAACTCATCGTAGAAGTTGCAGGAAGCGGTTCTGTTAGCATAACCCCCTACGCCGAAGGGCACAAAAAGGTGGAAGTTGGAGATTTTGTTCCTGACGTCTCAAAAATTAATAAGCTTGGCTGGAAACCTAAAACACCTTTCAAGGAGGGGTTAAAAATGACAATTGATTACTATAGAAAATATAAAGAGTTTTATTGGTGACTGAATGGTTCCATACATTGATTTAAAGACAGAATATTTATCAATAAAAAACGAGATAGAAAAAGCAATCTTTTCAGTTCTTGAGAATTCAAAGTTCGTACTTAGTGACAACGTCTCGAGTTTTGAGCGTGAGTTTTCGTCTTACATAGGAACAAAATATTGTGTTGGGACTGGCAACGGATTGGATGCACTTCGCTTTGCGCTCCTCTCTATTGGAATAAAAGCAGGCGATGAAGTCATCTGCGT is a genomic window of Candidatus Anstonellales archaeon containing:
- a CDS encoding glycosyltransferase family 4 protein, which gives rise to MRVCMFTRTVAQQGKGGVEDHINMLCQGLSKEGIEVEVITTSHPNSLVYEEINGVKYHYVPGSQPKRYSRQWWKNSAKKFLELHLKEPFDIVHSQSAGGLGFVLDSQCSSLKLPFVTSLHGTTYDEIQTQLNKLKNLLEVRTISDFFDTLKIFPKLLFQLYNYFFLDPKYLSKSDIIIATSNEQKKILIETFALDTKKIRLVYNAVDENLFSPLPRHLAVQKTDLLGSPVLLCVARLEREKGVQNAIMGLHSIIKEYPTALLVVVGDGSYRPRLESLARDLNINHNVKFTGFVPYESLPYYFSSCDIFLNPTIRQNGYDLTVLEAMSCERPVIASNIGSMPTAISNGIDGILIKPGSASDLALAVLDLLKNKEKADKIGKNARQKVLSLFSLKSMVSSTVAIYKDALAQVR
- a CDS encoding methionine biosynthesis protein MetW, which encodes MVNGPTLSIPPYSNYGYKHPDEAESTTNRFEYPIIVSMVKEGSTVLDIGCGDGSLGKLLITKGCKVFGLEIDPNGVAQSQRKGVDAKICDIESGLPYPDNSFDYAIINVTLQMLYRPLYVLEEAVRVSQKQVVSFPNFAHLPARIEMLIYGRMPKTALFGYEWYNTRHIHHITYNDFVSTIKKLGLKILKVKTLDLRGRKEDWLSRFFPSLFCGTAIFLLEK
- a CDS encoding GDP-mannose 4,6-dehydratase → MNMYSFADFYRGKRILITGGLGFIGSNLSIRLCQFGSKVHILNKKPTNPSQAAFNIEPVKNQVIVTYSDTNDFQTLDECVQEKDIIFHLAGRGSHVDSILDPIGDASANALSALYLLKSIIKKEKKPKIIYSGTRGQYGNAKTLPVNEDHPKQPVDINGINKQAAEDYLLLYSRIGAIRACSLRMGNIYGPRMQMQNPNQGFISWFIRLAIDNKCLNVFGSGSQRRDFTYIDDLIDALLLCGMSDSTDSEAYNVGGDVYSVLEVAKLIVEVAGSGSVSITPYAEGHKKVEVGDFVPDVSKINKLGWKPKTPFKEGLKMTIDYYRKYKEFYW